The DNA segment TCGATCACTTCCTTTAATTCAAGTGCTGTATCACATGATCGATCAAGCTTGTTGTAAACCACTCCATATTGAATAGGAAGATGTGTGTCACTCCCACAGACAAATGGTTTTGAAAGGGGCTTAACAAATGCCTCTACTTCCTGTTTTGCTGTATCCATTCCTTTTCTAAATAAATCTCGACCATTCAAATCAAATGCATCCATCTGCTGAAGTAGCTCAACCGAATGATTCGTTAAAGGCGTTCCTTCTCTTAAAGGATGCGCGCCAATTTTTAATAAAGGATGACCCTCAGCTAATGCCAGTAGCTTAGTTAAAGTGATAAACTGATGCTCCTCTGTGTGTGGTGACAACTGGTTTCGAATCTCTCGAATAGAAGCACGAGGACCAATAAAGAGAATATGTCCATTGTCCTCTACATCAATCTCCATTCCAGTAAACACTTTTACTCCGTCTGCATGATAATGATCGCCGATATATGAATAATGCTCGTCCAACGTATCAAATACGTCTGAAAAACGATGTGTATTAAAATGCTCCGTTAAAGCGATCGCATCAAGTCCAGACTCCTTAGCGTTCGCAAGCATCTCTTTAAAATAGGTAATGTCGAATTCCGTCTTTTTTGTCCATTTACCATGAGTATGCAAGTCAATGTTCATATCAAATCTACCTCCTGTGTCGTTCGTCTACACCCATAGCATGCCTGTGGAGTGTTAAGACAATATAAAGAGAATGTAAAAAAACCAACATCCATCAAAAATGAAGGATTTCATACATTATAATCACGGGTATATAAGGAGGAGATAAAGTGATTGGGTTTGATGAGGTGACGTTAACCAAAAATCAACAGCGAGTCGCAAACTTTCTAACGAAAAACGGAGAGAGAATTGCGTTTTTAACAGAACAAGAAATCGCAGACGCTTGCTTAGTGAGCAGCGCAACCGTTTCTAGGTTCTGGGGAGCAATTGGCTACAAGAATTTTAAAGCATTTAAGCGAAGTCTTCAGCTTGAACATGTATCCACACCCGTAAATAAAACGGAGAATACATTTCAA comes from the Alkalihalobacillus sp. FSL W8-0930 genome and includes:
- a CDS encoding PHP domain-containing protein, whose product is MNIDLHTHGKWTKKTEFDITYFKEMLANAKESGLDAIALTEHFNTHRFSDVFDTLDEHYSYIGDHYHADGVKVFTGMEIDVEDNGHILFIGPRASIREIRNQLSPHTEEHQFITLTKLLALAEGHPLLKIGAHPLREGTPLTNHSVELLQQMDAFDLNGRDLFRKGMDTAKQEVEAFVKPLSKPFVCGSDTHLPIQYGVVYNKLDRSCDTALELKEVIEQGAYRAIISPVLQTRVDAAERMKEAWKVEKINDSIVSV